A genomic region of Paenibacillus sp. PL2-23 contains the following coding sequences:
- a CDS encoding class II aldolase/adducin family protein, with protein MKKFDSIRNSELKKLESIQSTIKELAQRLYDWNYIDTTGGSFSVRFRDGENTFALTPTHSGFRRWSLNEGLVVLDENCNRDPLSTSSQPGHPSAMVHAEIYKRFPFANAVIHTHSPYSLTFAANKQTIKPYTLQSQVLGEVPCVEGNDDFTPTKHRDFVGETEYSFTDGMAGFKHTFRGFSALKENMIEFLEPRAAELESHGLAFTNHKHGIFVIARTLDEAFDNLIRIERNAQVQLLSRLLPAT; from the coding sequence ATGAAAAAGTTCGACAGTATTCGAAATTCGGAACTAAAAAAGTTGGAGTCCATTCAAAGCACAATTAAGGAACTTGCTCAGCGTCTGTACGACTGGAATTACATTGACACCACAGGGGGGAGTTTCAGTGTTCGGTTTCGCGACGGCGAGAATACTTTTGCGCTTACGCCCACACATTCCGGATTTCGGCGGTGGAGTCTAAATGAAGGATTGGTCGTACTCGACGAAAATTGCAACCGGGACCCGCTCTCTACTTCTAGCCAACCTGGTCATCCAAGCGCTATGGTCCATGCCGAAATCTATAAACGTTTCCCTTTCGCGAATGCGGTGATTCATACCCACTCGCCGTATTCGCTAACGTTCGCCGCCAACAAACAAACAATTAAACCTTACACTCTGCAATCGCAGGTTTTGGGAGAAGTTCCGTGCGTCGAGGGGAACGACGATTTTACTCCCACGAAGCATCGCGATTTTGTCGGAGAAACCGAGTACTCATTTACTGACGGTATGGCCGGCTTTAAACATACATTTCGCGGTTTTTCGGCGTTAAAGGAGAATATGATCGAATTCCTTGAGCCGCGCGCGGCCGAACTGGAATCTCACGGGCTCGCATTTACTAATCACAAACATGGTATTTTCGTAATTGCAAGAACGCTGGATGAAGCATTCGATAATTTGATCAGAATTGAGAGGAATGCGCAGGTCCAGCTGTTAAGCCGTCTTCTTCCCGCAACATAG
- a CDS encoding DeoR/GlpR family DNA-binding transcription regulator: MLAEERRQAIIKILERDQKVVARSLAREFNISVDSIRRDLTIMEEQGLLRKAYGGAVPIIRRVPLPDQERYSEGSLLQNSISRFAASYIQKNDTVFIGGAGIHYGMLKYLPRHFPYTVVTNSLKVSQSIREITNIESYIIGGKLNRLSGNVNDSYALEQIRRLSLDVCFITGGGITLKGFSNSSFEAANFAQAVCEVSNMAIGLAPHDKFGTDMFVRSVPIHGLDLIITDQETPQDIVESIRKLGVEVAIAPVETQGDNNSTEDCQ, translated from the coding sequence ATGTTAGCGGAAGAACGCCGGCAAGCCATTATTAAGATATTGGAGAGAGATCAAAAGGTCGTCGCGAGGTCCTTAGCTCGCGAATTTAATATCTCCGTCGATTCTATTCGAAGAGATCTGACGATTATGGAAGAGCAAGGTCTTCTTAGAAAAGCATACGGCGGAGCTGTTCCGATCATTCGAAGAGTCCCCTTACCCGATCAAGAACGCTATTCTGAGGGAAGCCTGCTTCAAAACTCGATTTCTCGTTTCGCAGCCAGTTACATTCAGAAAAACGATACTGTCTTTATAGGTGGTGCAGGAATTCACTACGGGATGCTGAAATACCTCCCAAGACATTTTCCATACACCGTTGTTACCAATTCCCTCAAAGTATCGCAGTCCATTCGGGAAATTACCAACATTGAATCTTATATTATAGGGGGGAAATTAAACCGCTTATCGGGAAACGTTAACGACTCTTACGCACTCGAACAGATTCGACGATTATCGCTTGATGTTTGCTTTATTACCGGCGGAGGGATCACCTTAAAGGGATTCAGTAACTCCTCATTCGAAGCCGCAAACTTCGCTCAAGCCGTGTGCGAGGTTTCAAACATGGCGATAGGATTGGCACCTCATGATAAATTCGGTACTGATATGTTCGTCCGATCTGTCCCGATCCATGGACTTGATCTAATCATTACGGATCAAGAAACACCCCAGGATATCGTTGAGTCCATTCGAAAACTTGGAGTCGAAGTCGCCATTGCTCCGGTGGAGACACAAGGAGACAATAATAGCACAGAAGATTGCCAATAA
- a CDS encoding YdcF family protein, producing MIREISKEPPVPILNDDQIATITEAVFMKEIVDEPKCDVIFVFGGKHPGHWLTAISAYRKGLGSRIIVTGGLTNNNKRAGISEAEIIKHHLLEADIPREVILLETRSCNTLENVLFARDLFDFSNVRSLLFVCKSHSAGRQYRTLKKHLSPDIRYIPAIFDTEYQGVKIRRDSWADTEIGRSRVYGEYLRICRYGDRGDIERLEDRLRLD from the coding sequence ATGATCCGTGAAATTTCCAAGGAACCGCCGGTTCCAATTTTGAATGATGATCAAATTGCTACAATCACAGAAGCCGTGTTTATGAAAGAGATCGTCGATGAGCCAAAATGTGATGTTATTTTCGTTTTTGGAGGTAAGCATCCCGGTCATTGGTTGACAGCAATTTCCGCGTATAGGAAGGGGCTTGGGTCGCGCATTATTGTTACAGGAGGCTTGACCAATAACAACAAACGCGCTGGGATATCTGAGGCAGAAATAATAAAGCACCATCTATTAGAGGCGGATATCCCGCGGGAAGTCATTCTCTTGGAAACAAGGTCGTGTAATACGTTAGAAAACGTATTGTTTGCGAGGGATTTATTCGATTTTTCGAATGTCCGCTCGCTTCTTTTCGTATGCAAAAGTCATTCCGCCGGCCGGCAATACCGTACCTTAAAGAAACATCTCAGTCCCGATATAAGGTACATTCCCGCGATCTTTGATACGGAATACCAAGGAGTTAAGATTCGTCGGGACAGCTGGGCAGACACGGAAATCGGGAGGTCTCGCGTTTACGGGGAGTACTTGCGAATTTGTCGCTATGGAGACCGAGGTGACATTGAAAGGTTAGAAGATCGTCTTAGGCTTGATTAA
- a CDS encoding DUF6431 domain-containing protein, whose protein sequence is MWYRSSGERAKLIIRRLYCRSCARIHHELPDLLVPYKRYDAESIENALVEPDALVVAADESTLSRWLAWFRVWAAYAAAALQAISIQFQLPVQQASVAPQSALHALGRYVGDAAGWLRRTVRPIANLNLWVTDPFCLSVR, encoded by the coding sequence GTGTGGTACAGAAGTAGCGGAGAACGAGCGAAGCTCATCATTCGGAGGTTGTACTGTAGGTCATGCGCAAGAATTCATCATGAGCTGCCAGATCTGCTTGTCCCCTACAAGCGGTATGACGCTGAAAGCATCGAAAATGCCTTAGTAGAGCCAGATGCTTTAGTAGTAGCCGCAGACGAATCCACCCTTTCTAGATGGCTGGCTTGGTTTCGGGTATGGGCGGCGTATGCAGCAGCAGCGCTTCAGGCGATTAGCATCCAGTTCCAGCTCCCTGTGCAGCAAGCGTCCGTTGCTCCGCAGTCCGCACTCCACGCTTTAGGACGGTATGTCGGTGACGCAGCCGGGTGGCTAAGAAGAACTGTCCGCCCCATCGCCAATTTAAATCTTTGGGTTACAGACCCGTTCTGCCTGTCTGTCCGCTGA
- a CDS encoding DDE-type integrase/transposase/recombinase gives MNRQKKSDKVAAERFQLLSPLLASGLDAAKAAQLKSAICAQSGLSERTLRRYLAEYRKDGFDGLKPKPKGRKPLPDTIPTEVLEEAILLRREVPKRSVRQIIQILEWEEKIAPGIIKRSTLQARLTRRGYSSRQMRMYAGGGTAARRFQKQSRNRLWQSDIKYGPYLPIGPGGSKKQVYLVLFVDDATRYVLHGAFYASMEQAIVEDSFRRAIEKYGVPEAVYFDNGKQYRTTWMNRTCAKLGIRLLFAKPYSPESKGKVERLNGAVQSFLDEVALENVKTLTELNDWFQVWLSECYQNKPHAALANKQTPEAAFRSDPAALQFVNSEHLAASFLHAEQRKVDKAGCISFQGKKYEVGLLFIGQTVQVVYDPADITEVTIEYEGCTPWQARELIIGERAGKRPALPEHLQKQSATESRLLRGAERKHDERAQTQTPAVSYRMLRKEAGKDV, from the coding sequence ATGAACAGACAAAAGAAATCGGACAAGGTTGCGGCGGAACGCTTTCAACTGCTGTCGCCGCTCCTAGCATCCGGTCTGGATGCGGCGAAGGCGGCTCAGTTAAAGTCGGCCATTTGTGCGCAGTCCGGCTTATCAGAGAGGACGCTGCGCCGGTACTTGGCCGAATATCGCAAGGATGGGTTCGACGGACTCAAGCCGAAACCCAAAGGCCGGAAGCCGCTGCCAGACACCATACCAACTGAGGTGCTGGAAGAAGCGATCCTGCTTCGGCGGGAGGTGCCGAAGCGGAGTGTGCGCCAAATTATCCAGATCCTCGAATGGGAGGAGAAGATCGCACCTGGAATAATTAAACGCAGCACCCTGCAGGCGAGATTAACCAGGCGCGGTTACAGTTCAAGGCAGATGCGGATGTATGCCGGTGGCGGTACGGCCGCGCGGCGCTTTCAGAAGCAGTCCCGCAATCGCTTATGGCAGAGTGACATCAAGTATGGGCCGTACCTTCCCATTGGTCCTGGCGGTTCGAAGAAACAAGTCTATCTGGTGTTATTCGTGGATGACGCGACGCGGTATGTGCTGCATGGAGCCTTCTACGCGTCGATGGAGCAAGCCATCGTCGAGGACAGTTTCCGAAGAGCGATCGAGAAATACGGTGTCCCAGAGGCCGTGTACTTCGACAACGGCAAGCAATACCGCACGACTTGGATGAACCGGACGTGCGCGAAACTCGGTATTCGCTTGCTCTTTGCCAAGCCCTACTCTCCGGAAAGTAAAGGCAAGGTTGAGCGTCTAAACGGCGCTGTGCAGAGCTTTCTGGACGAGGTCGCGCTTGAGAACGTTAAGACACTCACCGAGCTTAACGACTGGTTCCAAGTATGGCTTTCGGAGTGCTACCAGAATAAACCCCATGCCGCGCTGGCGAACAAACAAACACCCGAAGCTGCGTTTCGGAGCGATCCGGCAGCGCTTCAGTTCGTAAATTCCGAGCACCTCGCGGCCAGCTTCCTCCACGCGGAACAGCGGAAAGTGGATAAGGCCGGCTGTATCAGCTTTCAAGGCAAGAAGTATGAAGTTGGGCTGTTGTTCATTGGGCAAACGGTTCAAGTCGTCTATGACCCGGCAGATATCACAGAAGTGACGATCGAATACGAGGGATGTACGCCTTGGCAAGCACGGGAGCTCATCATTGGAGAAAGGGCTGGCAAGCGGCCGGCCCTTCCAGAGCATTTGCAGAAGCAGTCAGCAACGGAATCCCGCTTGCTCCGAGGTGCCGAGCGGAAGCATGACGAGCGCGCACAAACCCAAACGCCGGCCGTCTCCTACCGCATGCTGAGGAAGGAGGCTGGCAAGGATGTTTGA
- a CDS encoding ExeA family protein, which yields MFESFYDMTRTPFARDIPVTELYPASAMEEMLDRLQYAAERQLFAVISGDCGTGKTTTVRRFAAMLDAAKYKLLYLSDSKLTPRHFYKGLLEQLGCESKFYRGDAKRQLHREVELMRGIHRLEPVVVVDEAHLLDREMLEEVRFLLNFKMDAQSPMALILVGQNELWEKLRLQSYTAIRQRIDLQCKLPYFDRSQVGEYLKRQLAYAGTNHEIFSDEAVNEVYRFSGGSARLINKLSTHCLIYGAQIKRRIIDDHMVKHVIQGELS from the coding sequence ATGTTTGAATCCTTCTACGACATGACCCGTACACCATTTGCTCGGGATATTCCCGTGACAGAGCTTTATCCGGCGAGTGCTATGGAAGAGATGCTGGACCGGTTGCAATACGCTGCTGAGCGCCAATTATTCGCCGTCATTAGCGGCGACTGCGGGACGGGCAAGACAACAACAGTCCGCCGCTTTGCCGCCATGCTGGATGCAGCGAAGTATAAGCTGTTGTACCTGTCGGACTCCAAGCTAACGCCGCGCCACTTCTACAAAGGGTTGCTCGAACAACTCGGATGCGAGTCGAAGTTCTACCGAGGCGATGCGAAGCGTCAGTTGCATCGCGAAGTGGAACTCATGCGCGGCATTCATCGACTGGAACCGGTTGTCGTCGTAGATGAAGCCCATCTGCTCGATCGGGAGATGCTGGAGGAAGTGCGCTTTCTCCTCAACTTCAAGATGGATGCGCAAAGCCCCATGGCGCTAATTCTAGTCGGGCAGAACGAGCTATGGGAAAAGCTTCGTCTTCAATCCTACACAGCGATTCGTCAGCGGATTGACTTGCAGTGCAAGCTGCCCTATTTCGACCGTTCCCAAGTCGGTGAATATCTGAAGCGTCAGTTAGCGTATGCCGGCACCAATCATGAGATATTCTCTGATGAGGCGGTAAATGAAGTTTACCGATTCTCGGGCGGATCGGCCAGACTCATCAACAAGTTGAGCACTCATTGCCTCATCTACGGAGCCCAGATCAAGCGCCGCATCATTGACGATCATATGGTGAAGCACGTGATTCAGGGTGAATTGTCATGA
- a CDS encoding DUF5348 domain-containing protein translates to MTYDRDANSWFVLLGEKAYPVYCGECFEIRIGDRGIPCRLELDRYWYVIMRETRFNLRNKEVYHIRFV, encoded by the coding sequence ATGACCTACGATCGGGACGCGAATAGTTGGTTTGTCCTGCTAGGAGAGAAAGCTTATCCTGTTTATTGCGGTGAATGTTTTGAAATTCGCATTGGAGATCGTGGCATTCCCTGTCGACTCGAGCTTGACCGATATTGGTACGTGATCATGAGAGAAACGCGATTTAACTTGAGGAATAAAGAAGTTTACCATATTCGATTCGTTTAA
- a CDS encoding ABC transporter ATP-binding protein encodes MHKYAWIVPYLNENKWRLFLGILFAIIEAGLGIVLLSIERTIIDDIIVSGNTKIIPEVFSIFISLALLYFVFMFLSPYQNFINQFSIFKRLNQDLMRKVQSKTIIDIQQERTAKLANIVGSDILGVSSTIADYIPNSLRTITRVVVLVTMFTYYTPLLALVAIMVSVIYYILAARFSSRIQSSAREVQEKRAQLLVEIQESIASTREVLVYDRIDWEQRKLDKAYNKYYRQVMLEGRIVNQQFAAGDMLRWLPTVFLFVYGGIILIYSSITIGTFIILYQFTYQLMFSLQELYNAAMKVFGKLAHIDRVGRLMGQQPARSLEFTIEEPIKSIRFHDVYLMYPEAANYALKGLSFHIPMGKSIAIVGKSGCGKSSIAKLLIRFTPPTSGNITINNYPIEQVSNESLTSKCAVVLQDPYIFKESVKNNVLLGNEVSEGYLSQVLDDACVNDFISTFPDGYDTVVSERGSTLSGGQKQRIALSRALLRNPELLILDEATSALDLQTELKVLNKLHEVRKGKTTIYITHNLRTIKEMDHIIVLDEGKVVGEGTHDQLINTNSCYRDLIGHTLQVSNTK; translated from the coding sequence ATGCATAAGTATGCTTGGATTGTTCCGTACTTGAATGAAAACAAATGGAGACTTTTTCTTGGCATCCTTTTTGCAATAATCGAGGCTGGGCTAGGCATTGTGCTCTTATCTATTGAAAGAACTATCATCGATGATATCATTGTGTCTGGTAATACGAAAATAATTCCCGAAGTTTTCTCTATATTTATTTCATTAGCCTTGTTATATTTTGTATTTATGTTTCTTTCGCCCTATCAGAATTTCATCAATCAATTTTCAATCTTCAAACGATTAAATCAAGATTTGATGCGAAAAGTGCAATCGAAAACCATTATCGACATTCAGCAGGAACGCACGGCGAAGCTCGCCAACATCGTTGGATCAGATATTTTGGGTGTGTCGAGTACAATAGCGGACTATATTCCAAACTCCTTACGTACAATTACAAGAGTGGTCGTCTTGGTAACGATGTTTACTTACTACACCCCTTTATTAGCTTTAGTTGCAATCATGGTAAGCGTTATTTATTATATCCTTGCCGCGCGTTTCTCTTCTCGTATTCAATCATCGGCCAGAGAAGTACAAGAAAAGAGGGCCCAACTGTTAGTTGAGATCCAAGAAAGCATTGCATCGACACGTGAAGTGTTAGTATATGACAGGATCGATTGGGAGCAGAGGAAACTCGACAAAGCATACAATAAATACTATCGGCAAGTAATGCTGGAAGGTAGGATCGTGAATCAGCAATTTGCCGCCGGGGATATGTTAAGGTGGCTTCCCACGGTTTTCCTGTTCGTCTACGGCGGAATTATTCTTATATATTCTTCTATTACTATCGGCACATTCATTATTTTGTATCAATTTACCTACCAGCTCATGTTCTCGCTCCAAGAACTGTATAATGCCGCTATGAAGGTTTTTGGAAAGTTGGCTCATATCGATCGAGTCGGAAGGTTAATGGGGCAACAACCGGCAAGGTCGCTTGAGTTTACTATCGAGGAACCAATAAAGAGCATACGCTTTCATGATGTTTATTTAATGTATCCTGAAGCTGCCAACTATGCCTTAAAGGGACTCTCTTTTCACATACCTATGGGAAAATCGATCGCCATTGTGGGAAAAAGCGGTTGCGGGAAATCGAGCATTGCAAAACTACTGATTCGCTTTACCCCGCCTACTAGTGGAAATATCACAATTAATAATTACCCGATCGAGCAAGTATCAAATGAAAGTTTAACTTCTAAATGTGCGGTAGTACTTCAAGATCCCTACATCTTTAAAGAGAGCGTAAAAAACAATGTGCTTCTTGGTAATGAGGTTTCCGAAGGGTACTTGTCACAGGTACTGGATGATGCTTGCGTCAATGACTTTATTTCAACTTTTCCAGATGGTTATGATACAGTCGTCAGCGAAAGAGGAAGCACGCTTTCAGGGGGGCAAAAGCAGAGAATTGCTTTGAGTCGAGCCTTGCTGCGTAATCCGGAACTGCTGATATTGGACGAGGCAACTTCCGCTTTAGACTTACAAACGGAACTAAAAGTGCTAAATAAACTACATGAAGTTCGCAAAGGGAAAACCACCATCTATATTACGCACAATCTGCGCACGATTAAAGAAATGGATCACATTATTGTACTTGATGAGGGCAAGGTTGTGGGGGAAGGTACGCATGACCAACTCATTAACACGAACAGTTGTTACCGGGATTTAATAGGCCATACACTCCAAGTAAGTAATACGAAATAG
- a CDS encoding ABC transporter ATP-binding protein, translated as MAFRSKIKVYSWILSEFFAQKLQVIHLILISLFIAVTEILLPKCVEYFIDWIVPSKDISDFVLLLGVFLSVVCINILLKVRHNYLQRRIGEISAKCLLKKTLSHLRILDFKYSQDHTEGEILSLFSTDVPSVSKLFNRLFPQIIQCTLLLIVICTFLLMSSTNLTLVFFMFLPLYYMCFRKLEDKRIQAAGRWVVGRKELNSKIHESISALPDLKAFGSAGWDYKRFLLKVEQFIKVWKKQVFTNFLTLSIRQLFLSIGTLTVYIVGILLIGRNEMSVGQFISYLFMYHLLIHNAVQLLETISEQSGVYFNAQRVYSFLHEEPVRKESSVDNLEASIEINGEIEFVNVSFGYQSQTDVVENVNLRIGVGEKVVLVGESGSGKTTLLQLLGGLYEPHRGDITIGGTSIRNISKKQLKASVGYAFQDPFLFGLSVLENIRFGKPDSSELEVINSARLADCERFVQKMQHQYNTTLSERGSSLSGGERQRISLARLFLKNPRIVLLDEATAALDSESERKIMSSINTLFGDRTVIAIAHRLSSIKYFDKVFVMERGRIVESGTYEELIKRQGKFYYMLKNKTIAENQYA; from the coding sequence ATGGCGTTCAGATCTAAGATTAAGGTGTACTCGTGGATACTAAGTGAATTCTTTGCTCAAAAGTTACAGGTTATTCACCTTATTTTAATTAGCTTGTTTATTGCCGTTACGGAAATTCTACTCCCCAAATGCGTCGAATATTTTATAGATTGGATCGTTCCAAGCAAAGACATTTCCGATTTTGTATTGCTCTTAGGTGTATTTCTGTCCGTGGTATGCATTAATATATTGCTTAAAGTCCGGCATAACTATCTACAAAGGAGAATCGGCGAGATATCCGCTAAGTGTCTTCTTAAGAAGACACTTAGTCACCTTAGAATACTGGATTTTAAATACTCTCAGGATCATACGGAGGGAGAGATTCTGTCGCTGTTTAGCACAGACGTTCCCTCCGTAAGTAAGCTCTTCAACAGACTTTTTCCTCAAATCATTCAATGCACATTACTATTGATAGTAATATGTACATTTCTTTTAATGTCATCTACGAATTTAACCTTAGTCTTTTTTATGTTTCTTCCGCTTTATTATATGTGTTTCCGTAAGTTAGAAGACAAACGCATTCAAGCAGCCGGGCGCTGGGTGGTAGGGCGGAAAGAACTAAACAGCAAAATTCATGAAAGTATCAGCGCCCTGCCAGATCTTAAAGCCTTCGGTAGCGCGGGATGGGATTACAAGAGGTTTCTGCTAAAGGTAGAACAGTTTATTAAAGTGTGGAAAAAACAAGTATTTACTAATTTTCTCACATTATCTATCCGTCAGCTATTTCTTTCAATTGGTACACTTACCGTATATATTGTGGGAATTTTGTTAATTGGTCGTAATGAAATGTCCGTGGGACAATTTATTAGTTATTTATTTATGTACCATCTGCTCATCCACAATGCAGTACAACTTCTAGAGACGATTTCGGAACAATCGGGAGTTTATTTTAATGCACAACGTGTTTACTCGTTTCTCCATGAAGAGCCCGTACGTAAGGAATCTTCCGTTGATAATTTAGAAGCATCAATTGAAATCAATGGGGAAATTGAATTCGTAAACGTATCTTTCGGTTATCAATCGCAGACCGATGTAGTTGAGAATGTGAATCTCCGAATTGGAGTCGGCGAGAAAGTAGTGCTGGTCGGAGAAAGTGGGAGTGGAAAGACGACATTATTGCAATTGTTAGGCGGTCTCTATGAGCCTCATAGAGGAGATATAACCATAGGAGGAACCTCGATACGAAATATATCCAAGAAACAGTTAAAGGCTTCAGTCGGTTATGCGTTCCAAGACCCCTTCTTATTTGGCCTTTCCGTACTGGAGAATATACGATTCGGCAAACCCGATTCGAGTGAACTCGAAGTCATCAATTCTGCAAGACTGGCGGATTGTGAACGATTTGTACAAAAGATGCAACATCAGTATAATACTACTCTCAGCGAGAGAGGATCTTCGCTGTCCGGAGGTGAAAGACAGCGTATTTCGTTAGCACGGTTATTTTTAAAAAATCCAAGAATCGTTCTTTTAGATGAGGCGACGGCAGCACTTGATTCGGAATCCGAGCGCAAAATCATGTCGTCAATTAACACATTATTCGGGGATAGAACGGTCATTGCTATAGCGCATAGGCTGTCGTCAATCAAGTATTTCGACAAAGTGTTTGTAATGGAACGAGGGAGAATTGTGGAGTCGGGAACTTACGAGGAACTCATTAAGAGACAGGGGAAATTTTATTATATGCTAAAGAATAAGACTATAGCGGAGAATCAATATGCATAA
- a CDS encoding UTP--glucose-1-phosphate uridylyltransferase, with product MKLRKAVIPAAGLGTRFLPATKAMPKEMLPILDKPSIQLIVEEALSAGLDQICIITNQRKYNIEAHFTQSTELEQHLERKGDLARLELVRNLSKMASIEFVSQDKPLGLANAIECAKDFVGTEPFAVLLSDEITSTHNPCLKSMVNVYNKMKSPVLGVQQVPQKDTVKYGIVYPGKSVEQGVYEISDFVEKPPHAQSNLASIGRYILPASFFDYVKTINLSLRGEYEIADVLKKIMNDGSIYAYLYDGQRFDIGSKTGYLLANLHLAMEDRELREAVEMSKLISSY from the coding sequence ATGAAACTACGGAAAGCTGTTATACCGGCGGCTGGTTTGGGAACGCGATTCCTACCGGCCACAAAAGCTATGCCAAAGGAAATGTTGCCCATCTTGGATAAGCCTTCTATTCAATTAATTGTTGAGGAGGCGTTGTCCGCTGGGTTGGACCAAATCTGCATTATTACGAATCAACGGAAGTATAATATCGAAGCTCATTTCACGCAGTCGACAGAACTGGAGCAGCATCTTGAAAGAAAAGGAGATTTGGCTCGTCTAGAGTTGGTCAGAAATTTGTCTAAGATGGCTTCTATAGAATTTGTATCCCAAGATAAGCCGCTAGGTCTGGCGAACGCCATCGAATGTGCGAAAGATTTTGTCGGCACGGAACCATTCGCCGTTCTCCTAAGCGACGAAATCACTTCGACACATAACCCGTGCTTGAAGAGCATGGTAAATGTATATAACAAGATGAAGTCTCCGGTATTAGGAGTGCAACAGGTTCCGCAGAAAGATACGGTTAAATATGGAATTGTGTATCCCGGAAAATCGGTGGAACAAGGGGTATACGAGATTTCTGATTTTGTCGAGAAACCGCCACATGCTCAATCAAATCTCGCATCCATAGGCAGATACATTCTACCGGCATCATTCTTTGATTACGTAAAGACAATCAACCTTAGTTTAAGGGGCGAGTACGAAATTGCAGATGTACTCAAAAAAATCATGAACGACGGCTCGATTTACGCATATTTATACGACGGACAAAGATTCGATATCGGCAGCAAGACAGGTTACCTACTTGCCAACCTTCACCTTGCGATGGAAGACAGAGAACTACGAGAAGCAGTTGAAATGTCTAAATTAATAAGCAGTTACTAG
- a CDS encoding UDP-glucose/GDP-mannose dehydrogenase family protein produces MITIIGTGYVGLITGLCFAQMGKRVTCVDLDADRIQSLNKMKSPFYEPGVQELIESLSQKSLIRFTTDITSSIEEASIIFITTGTPSLPDGSADLTYLMKAIDSVLDGVNGPKKLVLKSTIPIGTTRSIKRYIDKRGFSDNITLYFIPEFLREGSALQDVMHPDRVVIGTVSGEPCPTMMELHGQLTQNIITTSYNNAEAIKYCANAFLATRISFINELANICDKLGADIDVVVAGVKDDRRIGSLFFNAGIGYGGSCFPKDMSALVAMAKQVGYESRLLNAVIEVNQLQVDVFVEKIFREVPDDGMIGIWGVSFKPNTDDVRMAPSLRIVQKLLDRGMTVKVYDPRALNNFRKLIDHPRIQWCQDAMEAAIGCDAICILTEWDEFKRIDLSMLGGIMNRRFGKVLLFDGRNTYSKNLIDQRVMKYIAIGRRTEPSIWSEDDEVQPFQILKESI; encoded by the coding sequence ATGATTACAATCATTGGAACTGGTTATGTTGGGCTCATTACGGGACTGTGTTTCGCACAAATGGGGAAACGTGTTACCTGCGTGGATTTGGATGCAGACCGAATCCAATCGCTGAATAAGATGAAATCCCCTTTCTATGAACCAGGAGTTCAGGAACTTATAGAGAGCTTGAGTCAAAAAAGCCTAATTCGCTTTACGACCGATATTACATCATCGATAGAAGAAGCCTCGATTATTTTCATCACGACTGGAACGCCATCTTTACCGGATGGGAGTGCTGATTTAACTTACCTTATGAAGGCGATAGATAGTGTTTTGGATGGCGTTAACGGCCCGAAGAAACTCGTCCTTAAGAGTACAATTCCGATCGGCACGACTCGTTCAATCAAAAGATATATTGACAAACGAGGCTTTAGTGACAATATCACGTTATATTTTATTCCTGAATTTCTACGAGAGGGTTCTGCTCTTCAGGATGTGATGCACCCTGATCGCGTTGTTATCGGAACAGTTTCGGGAGAACCTTGTCCAACGATGATGGAGCTGCATGGCCAACTAACGCAGAACATTATCACGACTTCTTATAACAATGCCGAGGCGATAAAATATTGCGCTAATGCTTTTTTGGCTACGAGGATCTCATTTATTAACGAGTTGGCTAATATTTGTGACAAGTTGGGCGCAGACATCGACGTAGTTGTGGCAGGGGTGAAGGACGACAGACGAATTGGATCATTGTTTTTTAATGCCGGAATCGGCTACGGGGGTTCTTGTTTCCCAAAGGATATGTCGGCCTTAGTCGCCATGGCTAAACAAGTGGGTTATGAGAGTCGGTTGTTGAATGCCGTGATTGAAGTTAATCAACTCCAGGTTGATGTTTTCGTGGAAAAGATTTTTCGCGAGGTTCCAGATGATGGGATGATTGGCATTTGGGGAGTGTCCTTCAAACCGAATACGGACGATGTCCGAATGGCCCCATCATTACGTATCGTTCAAAAGCTTCTGGATAGAGGAATGACGGTTAAAGTGTATGATCCAAGGGCTCTCAACAATTTTCGCAAATTGATCGATCATCCTCGTATTCAGTGGTGTCAAGATGCTATGGAGGCAGCTATCGGTTGTGATGCGATTTGTATCTTAACAGAGTGGGACGAGTTCAAACGGATTGACTTGTCCATGCTGGGGGGAATTATGAATCGCAGGTTTGGTAAGGTCCTGTTATTTGACGGTCGGAATACGTATTCCAAAAATTTGATTGATCAGAGAGTAATGAAATATATCGCTATCGGAAGGCGAACTGAGCCATCAATATGGAGTGAGGATGATGAAGTTCAACCTTTTCAGATTCTTAAAGAGTCTATTTGA